The Methanooceanicella nereidis genome window below encodes:
- a CDS encoding DUF362 domain-containing protein, giving the protein MLLKYFSLDALSGKRVAIKANFNSADPFPASTHLDTLSAIIDALKDNAAGIVMPERSGMGITRVVLREMGVTDLAKKQGFDIVILDELKSGDWIKENPEGSHWARGFLFPRVFKEADAIVQTCCLKTHRFGGNFTMSLKNSVGMVAKYDPDDGYNYMGELHSSKYQRLMIAEINTAYKSAFVIMDGIKAFSNGGPEAGKLIEPGIMIGSVDRVAIDATGVAVLRSFGTTPEISGGSVFQLEQIKRAADLGIGARGYNDMEIIPVNKDAEDICSGIEKELRREVQAKT; this is encoded by the coding sequence TTGTTACTAAAATATTTTAGCCTCGATGCGCTATCCGGTAAACGTGTCGCCATAAAAGCTAATTTTAACAGCGCAGACCCTTTTCCCGCTTCGACTCATTTGGATACTCTTTCAGCAATTATCGATGCTTTAAAAGATAATGCGGCCGGCATCGTTATGCCGGAACGCAGCGGCATGGGTATCACGCGGGTAGTCCTTCGGGAAATGGGTGTGACAGATCTTGCGAAAAAGCAAGGTTTCGACATAGTGATACTGGACGAGCTTAAAAGCGGCGACTGGATCAAGGAAAACCCTGAAGGAAGCCACTGGGCAAGAGGTTTTTTATTTCCCCGCGTCTTTAAGGAAGCCGACGCGATCGTACAGACCTGCTGCCTGAAAACACACAGGTTCGGTGGCAATTTTACCATGTCCCTTAAGAACAGCGTAGGCATGGTCGCAAAATATGACCCCGATGACGGTTACAATTATATGGGCGAGCTTCATAGCTCAAAATATCAAAGGCTGATGATAGCCGAGATCAATACTGCCTATAAGTCCGCATTTGTCATTATGGACGGCATTAAAGCATTCTCGAATGGCGGCCCTGAAGCCGGGAAATTGATAGAGCCGGGAATAATGATCGGCAGCGTCGATAGAGTAGCTATTGATGCCACAGGGGTTGCAGTACTAAGATCATTTGGGACCACTCCTGAGATATCCGGCGGAAGTGTCTTCCAGCTAGAGCAGATCAAAAGAGCCGCCGATCTGGGTATCGGAGCCCGGGGATACAATGATATGGAAATCATACCGGTAAATAAGGATGCAGAAGATATCTGCTCCGGCATAGAAAAAGAATTACGTCGAGAAGTACAGGCAAAAACCTGA
- a CDS encoding ribbon-helix-helix protein, CopG family — protein sequence MKSPIRVTISFDERTYQYFEDLKDEQQVSQSELIRRAVRFYYDNRAIDKDDRIKVNQYVNLLGEGEHVILDVDHWMLFLNLVDNLADNDTFWKTHKEIAQSHAEQFSKKSMTPEEIMKRLETCNFYKISRSNGSDHEYTLLTGPGSQRRFIKEFLEETFDGIGVKADIKEDYSKLRVILEKEDKPVIIK from the coding sequence ATGAAGTCTCCTATAAGGGTTACAATTTCTTTTGATGAACGAACATACCAGTATTTCGAAGACCTGAAAGACGAGCAGCAGGTCTCTCAAAGCGAGCTCATAAGACGGGCCGTCAGGTTCTATTATGATAACAGGGCTATCGATAAGGATGACCGTATAAAAGTAAATCAGTACGTAAACCTTCTCGGCGAAGGCGAACATGTTATACTGGACGTTGACCACTGGATGCTTTTCCTCAACCTCGTGGATAACCTTGCTGACAATGATACATTCTGGAAAACGCATAAAGAGATCGCGCAGTCCCATGCTGAGCAGTTCTCTAAAAAAAGCATGACGCCGGAAGAGATAATGAAGAGGCTTGAGACCTGTAACTTTTACAAGATCAGCAGGTCTAACGGCTCGGACCATGAATATACTTTACTTACGGGCCCCGGGTCTCAGCGCCGTTTCATAAAAGAGTTCCTGGAAGAAACCTTTGACGGTATAGGTGTAAAAGCCGACATAAAAGAGGATTATTCGAAACTGAGGGTCATACTGGAGAAAGAAGATAAGCCTGTAATAATTAAATAA
- a CDS encoding ammonium transporter: MFGLLLFVLMVLLVQPASAGSDAGVSQEQFSMLTMLVGVIFWAIMFAIIFFMQSGFMLLEAGSVRSKTAAHIGAKVMIQIGIGIIVFFFVGFAIKGFAWPVAYILPYSATLADGSSWSGVLANLPGDAITGAVGWALSSTSALPWTFMATPDMYIWAFLGSLVFMLTSLAIPGTVFSERMTLKGHVLFVIVYAALIYPVLAWLIWGGLAGSPLIDPNSGILQTVNSIFTPAVDSELGQKLIEYGMVADATGKHFYAPLTDYAGSMIHILGGIVGLIGAWYLGPRIGKFIDGRAQAIPGHNIPLAVFGALLLAFCFFAFNGGSAIANYFSGPLGEGAGVRGLYIADYIFSDLWWVVIVTTMSMAGGVVGSMLGSSVLKLKPDPLVIANGMLAGLVAICAGTGFVHPVYGLVIGLVAGFQFPLVLRFVEETLKIDDAIGTIPCHTMSGIVGVLMAGIWGQLFWWGIIPMDWVHPGGSMIGGSFIPTIGIQIIGILILLIWAIPIGLAAFWVIDRLVGARVSKQDELCGLDIAEHGVTAYPEFNSKQTDTCPKTVEFDSEEA, translated from the coding sequence ATGTTCGGATTATTACTTTTTGTTCTCATGGTATTGCTTGTCCAGCCCGCATCTGCGGGATCTGATGCAGGCGTCTCACAGGAACAATTCTCGATGCTCACAATGCTCGTAGGAGTTATTTTCTGGGCAATAATGTTCGCGATCATATTCTTTATGCAGTCCGGTTTCATGCTGCTCGAGGCAGGCTCGGTAAGGTCGAAGACCGCAGCACACATCGGTGCTAAAGTAATGATCCAGATAGGTATCGGCATTATAGTATTCTTCTTCGTAGGGTTCGCAATAAAGGGATTCGCATGGCCTGTTGCGTATATTCTACCCTATTCGGCGACACTGGCGGATGGCTCAAGCTGGAGCGGTGTGCTGGCGAACCTGCCAGGAGATGCGATAACAGGAGCGGTCGGCTGGGCCCTCAGCTCTACCTCGGCCCTCCCGTGGACGTTCATGGCAACTCCCGACATGTACATCTGGGCGTTCCTGGGTTCGCTCGTGTTCATGCTCACTTCCCTTGCAATACCGGGAACAGTTTTTTCCGAAAGGATGACTTTAAAGGGTCACGTATTATTCGTGATCGTTTATGCTGCATTAATATACCCGGTATTAGCCTGGCTGATATGGGGCGGCCTTGCCGGAAGCCCGCTGATAGATCCCAATAGCGGTATCCTGCAGACGGTAAACTCGATTTTTACGCCCGCGGTTGATTCGGAGCTGGGACAGAAGCTTATAGAGTACGGAATGGTAGCGGACGCGACCGGTAAACACTTCTATGCGCCATTGACCGATTATGCAGGCAGTATGATCCATATACTGGGAGGTATCGTCGGCCTTATCGGAGCATGGTACCTCGGCCCCAGAATAGGAAAGTTCATAGACGGCAGGGCTCAGGCGATACCCGGTCACAACATCCCCCTGGCAGTATTTGGAGCGCTACTTCTCGCGTTCTGTTTCTTTGCGTTCAACGGAGGTTCGGCCATAGCCAACTACTTCAGCGGACCATTAGGCGAAGGTGCCGGTGTAAGGGGATTGTATATAGCGGATTATATTTTCAGCGACCTCTGGTGGGTAGTGATCGTCACTACAATGTCAATGGCGGGCGGCGTGGTCGGATCGATGCTGGGCTCATCAGTATTAAAGCTTAAGCCTGATCCGCTGGTAATAGCAAACGGAATGCTTGCAGGCCTCGTCGCCATATGTGCAGGCACCGGTTTCGTGCACCCCGTCTATGGGCTCGTTATAGGCCTGGTCGCCGGATTCCAGTTCCCTCTAGTGTTGAGGTTCGTGGAAGAAACGCTGAAGATAGACGATGCGATCGGTACGATACCTTGTCACACGATGTCCGGCATAGTAGGCGTATTAATGGCAGGGATCTGGGGCCAGTTATTCTGGTGGGGAATCATCCCGATGGACTGGGTACACCCGGGAGGGAGCATGATAGGAGGCTCGTTCATACCAACCATAGGCATCCAGATAATCGGCATACTGATATTATTGATATGGGCCATCCCAATCGGACTGGCCGCGTTCTGGGTAATAGACAGGCTTGTCGGCGCAAGGGTAAGCAAGCAGGATGAATTGTGCGGCCTGGACATAGCGGAACATGGTGTGACCGCATATCCTGAGTTCAACAGCAAGCAGACGGACACTTGCCCGAAAACGGTAGAATTTGATTCAGAGGAGGCGTGA
- a CDS encoding P-II family nitrogen regulator — MKKVEAIIRPTKFEDLKRALEAAGFHSMTVTEVKGRGRQKGIVQQWRGQEYRVDMISKIKVEIIVDDDRVESLVSTIVDNTRTGNIGDGKIFIIPVDNVVRIRTGEKDGEAL, encoded by the coding sequence ATGAAGAAGGTCGAAGCGATAATCAGACCAACTAAGTTTGAGGACCTTAAGAGGGCTCTTGAAGCGGCCGGATTCCATAGCATGACCGTTACGGAGGTCAAAGGAAGAGGCAGGCAAAAAGGCATCGTACAGCAGTGGAGAGGCCAGGAATACAGGGTCGACATGATCTCAAAAATAAAAGTAGAGATCATTGTCGATGATGACCGGGTGGAAAGTCTGGTATCCACAATAGTCGATAACACCAGGACTGGCAATATCGGGGACGGTAAGATCTTTATCATACCCGTAGATAATGTCGTACGCATACGTACCGGAGAAAAGGATGGAGAGGCTCTTTAA
- a CDS encoding Em GEA1 (EM1): MAKREERGEMTVREAGRRGGETTKRTHGHEFYVQIGHKGGQKVRELIERGKEQQRE; the protein is encoded by the coding sequence ATGGCTAAAAGAGAAGAACGTGGAGAGATGACAGTAAGAGAAGCCGGAAGAAGAGGCGGGGAGACCACAAAGAGGACTCACGGGCACGAATTCTATGTTCAGATCGGCCACAAAGGAGGTCAAAAGGTAAGAGAGCTCATAGAAAGGGGGAAGGAACAGCAGCGCGAATAA
- a CDS encoding DUF3795 domain-containing protein: protein MDDRQLAGICGLYCGCCIIYRAYHDDDTELTKTIAAGLGIETGKVRCDGCRSENNNCWTGECEFKSCSAKKGVESCAFCDEFPCKTLKKFNKNKSPHHHTSIENLKELKEKGMDKWLADQERKWLCPSCGITHTFYDTECRYCGHNF, encoded by the coding sequence ATGGACGACAGGCAACTGGCAGGTATTTGCGGCTTATATTGCGGCTGCTGTATAATCTATAGAGCTTATCACGACGATGATACGGAACTGACAAAGACGATCGCCGCAGGCCTTGGCATAGAAACCGGCAAGGTCAGGTGCGATGGATGCAGGTCGGAAAATAATAACTGCTGGACGGGTGAATGCGAATTCAAATCCTGCTCGGCGAAAAAAGGGGTCGAGTCATGCGCTTTTTGTGATGAGTTCCCCTGTAAGACCCTGAAAAAGTTCAACAAGAATAAATCGCCACACCACCATACATCCATAGAGAACCTTAAAGAGCTAAAAGAAAAAGGCATGGATAAATGGCTCGCGGACCAGGAAAGGAAATGGCTTTGCCCGTCATGCGGTATCACGCATACTTTCTATGATACTGAATGCAGATACTGCGGCCACAACTTCTAA
- a CDS encoding MDR family MFS transporter, which translates to MQSTLICFNCKYHKIDNKRSQAGDHMVNIISSFKDLRTKFDRQVWLLFAGMIINVLGTSLVMPFLSIYMYEKMNISMTEIGIAFFIATVMGAISAYIGGALCDRYGRKRLFMIGLIFQILAYLLISVSIDFKVSYIGMVMVLTVAFFIDGLYRSVPEVMVADVVPPGDRVEAYGLLRIGANLGWVIGPMLGGALALFAMSYSSMFYVTAFTTFVYLLLVVFMLRDTKPSSSDSRLSFSDVKRIVRDTPFLLFCIISLLIVIPYSQMYSLLSVYSSAYIGMTEFEIGLFFSLSGIMVATMQYPLSLVVKRYRMTMALALCCVVFALGFGILALAKINLLVYFSVAIITVAEMIWSPASATLQANMSPEDRRGRYFGFSGLVFTMGFAIGPLFGGVLKDSFEYNTQYMWLAISGIFIVGLLLFMGLNRYIPKDKNVAMVAVKDEEAVIKEKGIPQIEVPKAE; encoded by the coding sequence TTGCAGAGCACTCTCATTTGCTTTAATTGCAAATATCACAAGATCGATAATAAACGATCTCAAGCTGGCGATCATATGGTAAACATAATATCAAGCTTTAAAGACCTGAGGACAAAGTTTGACAGGCAGGTATGGCTGCTGTTCGCAGGTATGATAATCAACGTATTGGGAACATCGCTGGTGATGCCCTTCCTGTCCATCTACATGTATGAGAAGATGAACATATCAATGACTGAGATAGGTATCGCGTTCTTCATCGCGACGGTGATGGGGGCCATATCGGCATACATAGGCGGAGCCCTGTGCGACAGATATGGAAGAAAGCGATTATTCATGATAGGGCTGATATTCCAGATACTGGCATATCTGCTCATTAGCGTCTCGATAGACTTTAAAGTGTCATATATCGGCATGGTCATGGTATTGACCGTGGCGTTTTTCATAGACGGGCTATACCGTTCGGTCCCGGAAGTGATGGTCGCTGACGTGGTACCTCCTGGCGACAGGGTAGAAGCATACGGCTTGCTAAGGATCGGAGCCAACCTCGGCTGGGTCATAGGCCCCATGCTAGGCGGAGCTCTCGCATTGTTCGCCATGTCATATTCTAGCATGTTCTATGTGACGGCATTCACGACATTCGTATATTTGCTCCTGGTCGTGTTCATGCTAAGGGATACTAAGCCGTCGTCGTCTGATAGCCGCTTGAGCTTCAGTGATGTGAAGAGGATAGTCCGGGATACGCCTTTCCTGTTATTTTGCATAATATCGCTGCTGATAGTCATCCCGTACTCCCAGATGTATTCGCTGCTATCGGTATACTCGTCAGCTTATATCGGGATGACAGAATTTGAGATCGGCCTGTTCTTCTCACTAAGCGGGATAATGGTCGCGACGATGCAATACCCGCTATCGCTGGTCGTGAAAAGATACAGGATGACGATGGCGCTGGCATTGTGCTGCGTAGTCTTCGCCCTGGGGTTCGGGATACTGGCGCTGGCGAAAATAAACCTGCTGGTCTATTTTAGCGTAGCAATTATTACGGTGGCGGAGATGATATGGTCCCCGGCATCGGCCACATTGCAGGCGAACATGTCGCCGGAAGACCGCAGAGGCAGGTACTTTGGGTTCAGCGGACTGGTATTTACGATGGGCTTTGCGATAGGTCCGTTGTTCGGAGGAGTTCTAAAGGACTCGTTCGAATATAATACCCAGTATATGTGGCTGGCAATATCCGGCATATTTATTGTCGGCTTGCTGCTATTCATGGGTTTGAACAGATATATACCCAAAGATAAGAATGTCGCAATGGTAGCCGTAAAAGATGAGGAGGCCGTCATTAAGGAAAAAGGAATTCCGCAGATAGAGGTCCCGAAGGCTGAATGA
- a CDS encoding rhodanese-like domain-containing protein, with protein sequence MYEQQMRTIAIDELKKRMKTRKPYLLADARSLTNFTERHIPGAVPIPANEVEELINSFDKDLEVIIYCGGYDCSASTIAAKKFIEKGFKNVMIYRGGIKEWAEKGNPTENNY encoded by the coding sequence TTGTATGAACAACAGATGCGTACTATAGCCATCGATGAGCTAAAGAAGAGAATGAAGACCAGAAAGCCTTATTTGCTTGCCGACGCACGCAGTCTAACCAACTTCACAGAAAGACATATTCCGGGCGCTGTGCCGATACCTGCGAATGAGGTTGAAGAGCTTATCAATAGCTTTGACAAAGACCTGGAGGTAATAATCTATTGCGGCGGATATGATTGTTCCGCAAGCACGATCGCTGCTAAAAAGTTCATTGAAAAGGGATTCAAGAATGTCATGATATATCGGGGCGGCATTAAAGAGTGGGCAGAAAAGGGGAATCCGACCGAAAATAATTATTAA
- a CDS encoding DUF2769 domain-containing protein, which translates to MFVENSEKNRNICRSYCGTCPSYDKECGKLLFCSLGNINTEIAKKGCKCGMCPVAIEHKLDGSYYCIHGNLDTFG; encoded by the coding sequence ATGTTCGTCGAGAATAGCGAGAAAAACAGGAATATATGCCGGTCATATTGCGGTACATGCCCCAGTTATGACAAAGAATGCGGGAAACTACTCTTCTGCTCATTAGGGAACATCAATACGGAAATAGCGAAAAAAGGATGTAAATGCGGCATGTGTCCGGTAGCGATAGAACATAAGCTTGACGGGAGCTATTATTGTATACATGGAAACCTGGATACGTTCGGTTAA
- a CDS encoding SPL family radical SAM protein, whose amino-acid sequence MSVRYTEITCKKALSPSTLKGLDYSLNPYMGCEHACIYCYAPYTLHYQGSEPWGTFTAARMNIPVVLEREIRKAPRGVIGISTVVDPYQKLEKKLELTRKCLDVLLPKDFPICIQTKSDLILRDMDIIKEFSEKEVGFTITAADDISSSLIEPGAPPVSRRLKAMRVLADENIDTWAFIGPAVPGIIDRDRLESIILSAKEAGAKRVMFDRLRLRPGMWNALEDHLKDKDIGVLDACRSALFGDSGFFLSIKDDMRLICEKLDMPCEFNY is encoded by the coding sequence TTGAGCGTCAGGTATACTGAGATAACCTGTAAAAAAGCTCTAAGCCCGTCAACCCTCAAAGGGCTTGATTATTCATTAAACCCGTATATGGGCTGCGAGCATGCGTGTATCTATTGTTATGCGCCATACACGTTACATTACCAGGGCAGTGAGCCATGGGGCACGTTTACGGCGGCCAGGATGAATATTCCCGTAGTGCTTGAGCGTGAGATAAGAAAGGCCCCCAGGGGAGTTATCGGCATAAGCACCGTAGTCGATCCGTATCAAAAGCTGGAAAAAAAGCTGGAATTGACAAGAAAATGTCTTGACGTGCTTTTACCTAAAGACTTTCCTATCTGCATACAGACTAAATCGGACCTTATATTAAGGGACATGGATATCATTAAAGAGTTTAGCGAAAAAGAAGTCGGTTTTACAATAACTGCTGCTGACGATATATCAAGCTCTTTGATAGAGCCGGGGGCACCGCCAGTGAGCAGAAGATTAAAGGCGATGAGGGTCCTGGCGGATGAAAATATAGACACATGGGCGTTCATCGGCCCTGCAGTGCCCGGGATAATTGACAGGGATAGACTTGAAAGCATCATACTTTCCGCGAAAGAAGCCGGGGCAAAAAGAGTCATGTTCGACCGTCTGAGGTTACGGCCCGGTATGTGGAATGCACTGGAGGATCATCTTAAGGATAAAGATATAGGAGTGCTGGATGCCTGCAGGTCAGCTTTATTCGGGGATAGCGGCTTCTTTTTATCCATAAAAGATGATATGAGACTTATTTGTGAGAAACTGGATATGCCGTGCGAGTTTAACTATTAA